The Phormidium sp. PBR-2020 DNA segment CCGAACGGGGATTGCTCAGGACAGTCTCCTGGGCGAACACAAACCAATCCTGGCAGGAAATAATCAATAATGGGTTCGACCTGTCCCGGTCGTTCTAAGGTCGGTTCAATGCCATCATGGAGGGTCCCCGCCACCGTTTCTAACTTGCGATTGAGGGATTGCCAATGGTCTTGAGCCATGGCCGTATAAACGCCAACCCCGAAGGCACTTAAGATGATGCCCATAATCAGGGTATATAACGCCGCCAGACGTTGACGGGTGAGGAGAAAGGCTTGATTGCGATTCATGGGGACGTCTGAAGACGGTAGCCAATGCCATGCACCGTTTCAATCAACCCCTCGCAATGGTGGTCTCTGAGTTTCCGTCGCAACAGCCGCATTTGGGCGGGAACCACATTGCTGGTGGGGCTGGCTTCCATGGACCAGACGTGATTCATGATCTGGTCGCGGCTAAGGATTTGGTTCGGGTGCTGCATGAAATATTCTAAAAGCTGAAACTCTTTAGCGGTTAGAGGAATCGGCTCAAATTTTCCGTCGGCATTGGTGGCGGTAATGGTAAAAGACCCATAATCTAGGGTCAGATTACCGAGGGTCAGGTGCTGCGGTTGTAGGGGTTGCGATCGCCGCTGGAGGGCGCGCACCCGGGCCAACAGTTCAGCATTACTAAAGGGTTTGACCAGATAATCATCGGCCCCGGCATTGAGTCCCTGAACTTTATCTGCCACTTGGTCTTTGGCGGTCAACATTAGGACTGGGAGGCTATTCTCATGTTCTCGTAACCGTTGGCATACCTCCAAGCCGGACAGTCCTGGAAGCAGCCAATCGAGGATGGCTACCCGGTACTGAGTCCATCCCTGTTCCAGATAATCCCAGGCAGTTTCCCCATCTTGAACCCAATCAACGACATATTTTTCTCGCTCCAAAGTTCGTTGAAGAATGGCACCGAGATCTGGTTCGTCTTCCACTAATAGAAGTCGCATAGTATCAACGCGGTAAGAGAGTCTAAGCCCCTGGCAAAGATTTCATCAGAATTTGATTTTCCCTTGCTAGGCTCTGAAGGCGAGGCGTCGAGCCTAGGTTGTACGGGCTTTTATCTCAAATTTAGCATCATGGTTGATCAATCCCACATCTCCATTCAACGCTGGCTGTCCAGCCTGTTGGGATTCCTATTACTGACAGCCCCCATGGCCCTGTTGGCTCATCCGGGTCATGATCATGGGGCAGAATTTGAGTCCGACTCTCCCAGTATGGCCGCCCCCAGTTCCCAAGGCATTGAGGTCGATGGGGACACGGCCCAACAACTGGGATTGGTGGTGGAACCAGTACGGCGAGAGTTTCTGGAATTGGGGATGCGGGCCACAGCCGAGATTGAAGCGGAACCAGACCGCCAGGTCTCGGTGAATGCCCCCGTCAATGGGGCCTTAGTAGAACTGTTGGTGCAACCGGGGGATTGGGTGGCCCAGGGGCAAGCCCTCGCCGTCGTCGAAGCCCCGGAGTTGATTGACTTGCGGGTGCGATCGCAGCAGGAACAAACCCAGCGAGAGGCTGAGGTGCGCCAGGCCCAAGCCAGCCTGACTCTGGCACAGCGCAACTATGAGCGACAGCAGCAGATTAGCCAAACGGAAATTGAAGCGGCTGAGCGTCACGTCCAACTCACTCAGGAACGCTATGACCGCGATCGCGAACTGGCCGAGGCTGGCGCCATTCCACGCCAACAAGTCTTACAGTCTCAATCGGAGTTAGCCCAGGCCCAACATCAACTCAGCCGCGCTACCGGTCGCCAAGATCTCTTAGAAGCCGAAGCTGACCTCGATCGCGCTCAAGCCGCCTTAGATGCGGCTCAGTCTCAGGTGTTGCTCAGCAGTAGCGCCTATGACAGTCGCCTGCAACAACTCAATAGTCCCGCCACCGCCGAGGGACGAGTCACCGTCACAGCACCCATTACCGGAACCATTGCCAAACGTCATGTCAGCCAAGGGCAAACCGTGGAAGAAGCCGTAACCCCTCTTCTGGACATCATCAATGGGGAGCGACTGTTGGTAACCGCCGATGTCCATGAACGGGATATTGGCAAAATTAGCACCGGACAAGGGATTCGGGCCACCGTCGCCAGTGAGCCGGGAGAGATCTTTCAAGGTTGGGTCACCATTATCGGGTCTGCGGTAGACCGAGAAAGCCGCACCCTGCCTGTAACCGCTGAACTCATCGATCGCAGTGACATCCTGAGGCCGGGGATGTTTGCGGAGTTGGAGATTCTTACTGATCGCAGTACCGAGAGGGTGCTAACGGTTCCCAGTACAGCTATCGTCGATGCCAATGGTCAAGAGATAGTCTTTGTGCAAAATGGCGATCGCTTTGAACCCGTAGAG contains these protein-coding regions:
- a CDS encoding efflux RND transporter periplasmic adaptor subunit, with translation MVDQSHISIQRWLSSLLGFLLLTAPMALLAHPGHDHGAEFESDSPSMAAPSSQGIEVDGDTAQQLGLVVEPVRREFLELGMRATAEIEAEPDRQVSVNAPVNGALVELLVQPGDWVAQGQALAVVEAPELIDLRVRSQQEQTQREAEVRQAQASLTLAQRNYERQQQISQTEIEAAERHVQLTQERYDRDRELAEAGAIPRQQVLQSQSELAQAQHQLSRATGRQDLLEAEADLDRAQAALDAAQSQVLLSSSAYDSRLQQLNSPATAEGRVTVTAPITGTIAKRHVSQGQTVEEAVTPLLDIINGERLLVTADVHERDIGKISTGQGIRATVASEPGEIFQGWVTIIGSAVDRESRTLPVTAELIDRSDILRPGMFAELEILTDRSTERVLTVPSTAIVDANGQEIVFVQNGDRFEPVEVTTGERAGDRLEIRRGLFDGDQVVVQGALQLYAQSLRGGGTSDTHDHDHSDHDESEDSDNSPWLLIGGAATLVLLAFWLGRRSRTDISSSPPRLTQDDVLPPALDETPEPLETAGRD
- a CDS encoding response regulator transcription factor; translated protein: MRLLLVEDEPDLGAILQRTLEREKYVVDWVQDGETAWDYLEQGWTQYRVAILDWLLPGLSGLEVCQRLREHENSLPVLMLTAKDQVADKVQGLNAGADDYLVKPFSNAELLARVRALQRRSQPLQPQHLTLGNLTLDYGSFTITATNADGKFEPIPLTAKEFQLLEYFMQHPNQILSRDQIMNHVWSMEASPTSNVVPAQMRLLRRKLRDHHCEGLIETVHGIGYRLQTSP